In Sulfitobacter sp. W027, a single window of DNA contains:
- a CDS encoding bifunctional helix-turn-helix domain-containing protein/methylated-DNA--[protein]-cysteine S-methyltransferase, whose product MTQITDISPAPEDQGYHYQVMRRAIALIDEAEDPKQLDWIAGEMGMSSAHFQRLFSRWVGVSPKRYQQYLMLDQAKVMLRDHFTTLAAAHELGLSGSGRLHDLFLRWEAMSPGEFARKGAGLTIYWGWFDSPFGPTLVMGTDKGICGLALSSEVGEDAAMEDLCSRWPMADFTEAPDRLRAWVDTAFGMQKDPEAKAPLYLIGAPFQIKVWEALLSIPSGQVTTYSEIAQTIGSPRAVRAVGTAVGRNPVSWLIPCHRALRKSGGLGGYHWGLPVKRAMLAFEAARAEA is encoded by the coding sequence ATGACACAGATCACAGACATATCCCCCGCGCCCGAAGATCAGGGTTACCACTATCAGGTGATGCGCCGCGCCATCGCCCTGATTGACGAGGCCGAAGACCCCAAGCAACTGGACTGGATCGCCGGGGAAATGGGCATGTCTTCCGCACATTTTCAAAGGCTTTTCTCGCGTTGGGTCGGTGTGTCGCCCAAGCGCTATCAGCAGTATCTGATGCTGGATCAAGCCAAGGTCATGCTGCGCGACCATTTTACGACGCTGGCTGCCGCGCATGAGCTGGGTCTCTCGGGCAGCGGGCGGTTGCATGACCTCTTCCTGCGCTGGGAGGCGATGAGCCCCGGTGAGTTCGCCCGCAAGGGCGCTGGACTCACGATCTATTGGGGGTGGTTTGACAGTCCCTTCGGTCCGACGCTGGTGATGGGGACCGACAAAGGCATCTGCGGCTTGGCGCTTTCCTCAGAAGTGGGGGAAGACGCGGCGATGGAGGATCTTTGCAGTCGCTGGCCTATGGCTGATTTTACGGAGGCGCCCGACCGGCTGCGCGCTTGGGTCGACACGGCCTTTGGGATGCAAAAAGACCCGGAGGCCAAAGCGCCGCTATATCTTATCGGAGCACCCTTTCAAATCAAGGTTTGGGAGGCGCTGTTGAGCATCCCCTCGGGGCAGGTGACAACCTATTCCGAAATTGCGCAGACCATCGGTAGCCCCCGTGCCGTGCGCGCGGTAGGGACCGCCGTAGGGCGGAACCCGGTGAGTTGGTTGATCCCCTGTCACCGCGCATTGCGTAAGAGCGGGGGCTTGGGCGGATATCACTGGGGCCTGCCGGTCAAACGGGCCATGCTGGCGTTTGAGGCCGCGCGAGCAGAAGCCTAA
- a CDS encoding zinc transporter ZntB: MPLCVFDIYDDGTTSVPEDSHLTGPARYRWWHYDMADPALEPWLAEHLPEIPAGALLQPETRPRCDEYEEGLILNLRGINLNEGQQADQMVSIRMWVTDAVVITVRMRRVFAIDELRTLATQNNAPRQPSAFLEALVSRLTARVQTEVARLADRTAFYETDLEDLSTPPPKDLPVTRRSTIKLERYLAPQRAALERLAQLDLPLVPDVDSMKLRELANRTAIVVEELDALQERIVTVQDEHDNQVAQRQARHGYVLSIAAAVFLPLGFLTGLFGVNVGGMPGVDDPRAFAILCLAMVGLAAIMLAVLKWLRWL; encoded by the coding sequence ATGCCCCTCTGCGTCTTCGACATATATGATGACGGCACCACCTCCGTGCCCGAAGATAGCCATCTAACCGGGCCTGCGCGCTACCGTTGGTGGCATTACGACATGGCCGATCCGGCGCTGGAACCGTGGCTGGCCGAACATTTGCCGGAAATTCCGGCAGGCGCTCTGCTGCAACCGGAAACCCGACCGCGCTGTGACGAGTATGAGGAAGGTCTGATCCTCAATCTGCGCGGCATCAACCTGAACGAAGGGCAGCAGGCCGATCAGATGGTCTCAATCCGCATGTGGGTCACGGATGCGGTGGTGATCACGGTGCGGATGCGCCGGGTCTTTGCCATTGATGAGCTGCGCACGCTTGCCACCCAAAACAATGCCCCACGCCAGCCCTCTGCCTTTTTGGAGGCGCTTGTCTCCAGGCTGACCGCACGGGTCCAGACCGAGGTTGCCCGGCTGGCGGACCGCACGGCATTCTATGAGACCGATCTCGAAGACCTTAGCACCCCGCCGCCGAAAGACCTGCCAGTCACCCGCCGCAGCACGATCAAACTGGAGCGCTACCTCGCCCCGCAGCGTGCGGCGCTGGAGCGGCTCGCGCAGTTGGACCTGCCCTTGGTGCCGGATGTTGATTCGATGAAACTGCGCGAACTGGCCAACCGCACCGCCATCGTGGTGGAGGAGTTGGACGCCCTTCAAGAACGCATCGTTACCGTCCAAGACGAGCACGACAACCAAGTGGCGCAACGCCAAGCGCGGCATGGCTATGTGCTGTCCATCGCTGCTGCCGTTTTCCTGCCCTTGGGATTTCTGACCGGGCTCTTCGGCGTGAACGTGGGCGGGATGCCGGGCGTCGATGATCCGCGTGCCTTTGCGATCCTGTGCCTTGCCATGGTCGGCCTTGCCGCGATTATGCTGGCGGTTCTGAAATGGCTGCGCTGGCTCTGA
- a CDS encoding OmpA family protein, translated as MISSKMTLAAALAGAMTLGACTQPMQPGNGDPNQRTKNGALIGAGVGALAGALSKGDGNRTEAAVKGALVGGAIGAGVGYSLDKQEAELRAAMDSRVVITNTGDRLIVTLPQDILFATDSTSVAPALRDDLAALAQNVNVYQNSTLQVVGHTDSDGEAAYNQQLSERRAQAVGSILLSNGVPQQRLQTFGRGESQPVASNLSAAGKAQNRRVEIVILPNAR; from the coding sequence ATGATTTCTTCGAAAATGACTTTGGCCGCCGCTCTGGCTGGCGCGATGACACTGGGTGCGTGTACGCAACCAATGCAGCCGGGCAATGGCGATCCCAACCAGCGTACCAAGAACGGCGCTTTGATCGGTGCGGGCGTCGGGGCCCTTGCCGGTGCGCTGTCGAAAGGCGACGGCAATCGTACCGAAGCGGCCGTAAAGGGCGCATTGGTCGGTGGCGCGATCGGCGCGGGCGTTGGTTACTCGCTCGACAAACAAGAGGCAGAGTTGCGTGCCGCGATGGATAGCCGTGTGGTGATCACCAACACAGGCGACCGTCTGATCGTGACCCTGCCGCAGGACATCCTGTTCGCGACAGACAGCACAAGCGTCGCTCCTGCGCTGCGTGACGATCTAGCCGCCTTGGCTCAGAACGTGAACGTCTATCAGAACTCCACCCTGCAGGTCGTGGGTCACACCGACAGCGACGGCGAAGCGGCATACAACCAGCAGCTTTCCGAGCGTCGTGCACAGGCCGTGGGCAGCATTCTGCTCTCCAACGGCGTGCCGCAGCAGCGTTTGCAGACATTTGGCCGTGGCGAAAGCCAGCCGGTGGCAAGCAACCTGAGTGCCGCAGGCAAAGCGCAGAACCGCCGGGTCGAAATCGTGATCCTGCCCAACGCGCGCTAA
- a CDS encoding GNAT family N-acetyltransferase, whose amino-acid sequence MMESGFHDVPPGKLAVVVTHLQMSAKPTLREVPLPEGVTFRKLTPTLDWFRDIFRRVGTDWLWYGRLKLDDAALTALLQDPARDFYTLTRNGKDEALLELNYPEDGSCELAYFGLTSALIGSGSGRYLMNQAITLAWEKPINRLHLHTCTNDSPQALGFYMRSGFNPFRRQVEIDDDPRLIGLLPRDAAPQVPLIQV is encoded by the coding sequence ATGATGGAAAGCGGCTTTCACGACGTCCCTCCTGGCAAATTGGCGGTGGTGGTGACACATCTTCAGATGAGTGCCAAACCCACCCTCCGCGAAGTGCCTCTGCCTGAAGGTGTCACCTTTCGGAAGCTCACTCCGACGCTCGACTGGTTTCGCGACATCTTTCGCCGGGTCGGGACGGATTGGCTGTGGTATGGGCGGCTGAAACTGGACGACGCGGCCCTCACCGCGCTATTGCAAGACCCTGCACGGGACTTCTATACGCTTACCCGTAATGGCAAGGACGAGGCGCTGCTGGAACTGAACTACCCCGAAGACGGCAGCTGTGAGCTGGCCTATTTCGGGCTGACCTCTGCGCTGATCGGCAGCGGGTCGGGGCGGTATCTGATGAACCAAGCGATCACGCTGGCATGGGAAAAGCCGATCAACCGGCTGCATCTACACACCTGCACTAATGACAGCCCGCAAGCGCTTGGGTTCTATATGCGCTCGGGGTTCAACCCCTTCCGCCGTCAGGTTGAGATTGACGATGATCCCCGCCTGATCGGCCTGCTGCCGCGCGATGCGGCACCGCAGGTGCCCCTGATCCAAGTTTAA
- the nth gene encoding endonuclease III encodes MARQLDYHTIREIFTRFQQAEPEPEGELEHVNVYTLVVAVALSAQSTDAGVNKATRELFKIADTPQKMLDLGVEGLIEHIKTIGLYRQKAKNVIKLSQILVDEYNGKVPNSRAALQSLPGVGRKTANVVLNMWWGQPAQAVDTHIFRVGNRTGIAPGKTVDTVERAIEDNIPADFQRHAHHWLILHGRYHCKARKPLCRTCIIRDLCQYEDKTE; translated from the coding sequence ATGGCCCGCCAACTTGATTACCATACGATCCGCGAGATTTTCACACGCTTCCAACAGGCCGAGCCTGAGCCCGAGGGCGAGTTGGAGCATGTGAACGTCTATACGCTCGTCGTGGCCGTGGCACTAAGTGCGCAATCGACCGACGCGGGCGTCAACAAAGCCACGCGCGAATTGTTCAAAATTGCCGACACGCCGCAAAAGATGCTCGATCTAGGGGTCGAGGGGCTAATTGAGCATATCAAGACCATCGGCCTCTACCGTCAGAAAGCCAAAAACGTCATCAAGCTGAGCCAAATCCTCGTCGACGAATACAACGGCAAGGTGCCCAATTCCCGCGCTGCGCTGCAATCGCTACCGGGTGTGGGGCGCAAGACGGCGAATGTCGTGCTTAACATGTGGTGGGGCCAGCCCGCGCAGGCGGTGGACACGCATATCTTCCGCGTCGGCAACCGCACCGGCATCGCGCCGGGCAAGACGGTCGATACGGTCGAGCGCGCCATCGAAGACAACATCCCCGCTGATTTCCAGCGCCATGCCCATCATTGGCTGATCCTGCATGGCCGCTATCACTGCAAAGCACGCAAACCGCTGTGCCGCACCTGTATCATCCGAGACCTGTGCCAATACGAGGACAAGACAGAATGA
- a CDS encoding NADPH-dependent 2,4-dienoyl-CoA reductase, which produces MSDYPHLLAPLDLGFTTLKNRLLMGSMHTGLEETQDWNRVAEFYATRARGDVGLMVTGGIGPNREGSVAHGAAMMVTQKDVDNHSIITQRVHEAGGKIAMQILHAGRYAFTPECVAPSAIKSPISMFAPKELDEEGIEKQISDIAACALRAREAGYDGVEIMGSEGYFLNQFLVTHTNKREDRWGGSYENRMRLPIEVVRRVRETVGADFILIYRLSMIDLIPNGSTFEEVVQLAQEIEKAGATIINTGIGWHEARIPTIATSVPRAAFSWVTKKLMGKVGIPLITSNRINTPGVAEEVLADGCADMVSLARPMLADADFLAKAKAGKADQIAPCIACNQACLDHTFGGKISTCLVNPRACYETELRIETVAVAKSVAVVGAGPAGLSAAITAAERGHNVTLIDRAREIGGQLNLAKQVAGKEEFWGLVDWYRTMLKVHDVTVQLETEATADALSGFDEVIIATGVVPRDPQIPGQDGGNVVSYIDVLNGTAKVGQRAAVIGAGGIGFDVSEHLVHDGESSTLNLPEWMREWGVTDPGEHRSGLAPEGPQPPAPARQITMLQRKTSKPGKGLGKTTGWIHRASLTMRNVQMIAGVNYEKIDEAGLHISFGETREKPTLIEADTIVLCAGQLSDRSLADTLEARGTPCHVIGGADVAAELDAKRAINQGTRLAAAL; this is translated from the coding sequence ATGTCCGACTACCCCCACCTGCTTGCCCCGCTTGACCTTGGTTTCACCACGCTGAAGAACCGGTTGCTGATGGGGTCAATGCACACCGGGCTGGAAGAGACGCAGGACTGGAACCGCGTTGCTGAATTCTACGCGACCCGCGCACGGGGCGATGTCGGGCTGATGGTAACAGGCGGCATTGGGCCGAACCGCGAAGGGTCTGTTGCCCATGGCGCGGCGATGATGGTCACCCAAAAGGACGTGGACAACCACAGTATCATCACGCAGCGCGTGCATGAGGCAGGCGGCAAGATCGCGATGCAGATCCTGCACGCGGGCCGCTATGCCTTCACCCCCGAATGCGTAGCCCCAAGCGCCATCAAATCCCCGATCTCAATGTTCGCGCCCAAGGAGTTGGACGAGGAAGGTATTGAGAAACAGATCAGTGACATCGCCGCCTGCGCCCTGCGCGCGCGTGAGGCGGGCTATGATGGGGTAGAGATCATGGGCTCGGAGGGCTACTTCCTGAACCAGTTCCTCGTCACCCATACCAACAAACGCGAAGACCGCTGGGGCGGGTCCTATGAGAACCGCATGCGCCTGCCGATCGAAGTGGTGCGCCGCGTGCGCGAGACGGTGGGCGCGGATTTCATCCTGATCTACCGTCTGTCGATGATTGACCTGATCCCCAATGGTTCGACCTTTGAGGAGGTCGTGCAACTGGCGCAGGAGATCGAAAAAGCCGGAGCCACGATCATCAACACCGGCATTGGCTGGCATGAGGCACGGATCCCGACGATTGCCACCTCAGTGCCCCGCGCGGCGTTCTCTTGGGTGACGAAAAAGCTGATGGGCAAGGTGGGCATCCCGCTGATCACCTCGAACCGGATCAACACACCCGGGGTCGCCGAAGAGGTGCTGGCGGACGGCTGCGCCGATATGGTCAGCCTTGCCCGTCCGATGCTGGCAGATGCCGATTTCCTCGCGAAGGCCAAGGCAGGCAAGGCCGACCAGATCGCCCCATGCATCGCCTGCAACCAAGCCTGTCTTGATCATACCTTCGGCGGCAAGATATCGACCTGCCTTGTGAACCCGCGCGCTTGCTATGAAACGGAACTGCGGATTGAAACTGTGGCGGTAGCGAAATCTGTGGCCGTCGTGGGCGCTGGCCCTGCTGGCCTGTCCGCCGCAATCACCGCCGCCGAGCGCGGGCATAATGTTACTTTGATAGACCGCGCGCGTGAGATTGGCGGGCAACTTAACCTCGCCAAACAGGTCGCAGGTAAAGAGGAGTTTTGGGGCTTGGTCGATTGGTATCGTACCATGCTCAAGGTCCATGACGTGACCGTACAGCTAGAGACCGAAGCCACCGCCGATGCGCTCAGCGGCTTTGACGAGGTGATCATAGCCACCGGCGTGGTGCCTCGCGATCCGCAAATTCCGGGGCAAGACGGCGGCAATGTCGTGAGCTACATTGATGTGCTGAACGGCACGGCAAAGGTCGGTCAGCGGGCCGCCGTGATCGGGGCGGGCGGTATCGGCTTTGATGTGTCTGAACACCTTGTCCACGATGGCGAGAGCAGCACGCTGAACCTGCCCGAATGGATGCGCGAATGGGGTGTCACCGATCCGGGCGAGCATCGCAGCGGGCTGGCCCCCGAAGGGCCACAGCCCCCCGCGCCTGCGCGGCAGATCACCATGCTGCAACGCAAGACCAGCAAACCCGGCAAAGGTTTGGGCAAGACGACAGGCTGGATCCACCGCGCCTCACTCACCATGCGCAACGTGCAGATGATCGCGGGTGTGAACTATGAGAAGATCGACGAAGCCGGCCTGCACATCTCCTTTGGCGAGACGCGGGAGAAGCCGACGTTGATCGAGGCGGACACCATCGTGCTCTGCGCCGGGCAACTCTCTGACCGCAGCCTTGCTGACACGCTGGAGGCCCGTGGCACCCCCTGTCACGTCATCGGAGGTGCGGATGTGGCGGCAGAACTCGACGCGAAACGCGCGATCAATCAAGGCACACGTCTGGCCGCCGCCCTCTAA
- a CDS encoding FAD-binding oxidoreductase: MAMVDVTVRGAGIFGLTVAWACVLRGASVRVVDPAGPAAGASGGIVGALAPHVPENWNAKKAFQLDSLLSAEAFWGEIAATGGVAPGYIRSGRLQPIADEAALALARQREATATDLWQGHARWEVVRAEGNAWAPNSPTGWLIRDTLSALVHPRRACASLVAALAVKGVEVLNDAPEQGKVLWATGVAGLEVLNAGHSRLVGAGIKGQAALLQLDRGGAAQLFADGVHVIPHLDGTVAVGGTTEREYDSPDSTDAQLDAVIAKARAAVPALQDAPVVERWAGLRPRSRSRAPMLGAWPGKPEHYIANGGFKIGFGMAPKVGQVMADLLLEGRDTIPEGFRVSDNL; this comes from the coding sequence ATGGCAATGGTGGATGTAACCGTAAGAGGGGCCGGGATTTTCGGCCTGACGGTGGCTTGGGCCTGCGTCTTGCGCGGGGCGTCGGTGCGGGTGGTGGACCCTGCCGGGCCGGCGGCAGGCGCCTCGGGCGGGATCGTCGGCGCGCTGGCGCCGCATGTGCCCGAGAACTGGAACGCCAAGAAAGCCTTTCAACTCGACAGCCTTCTGAGCGCTGAGGCATTCTGGGGCGAGATTGCAGCCACAGGAGGCGTCGCGCCGGGGTATATCCGCAGCGGGCGTTTACAGCCTATCGCGGATGAAGCGGCGCTGGCCCTCGCCCGACAGCGGGAAGCCACGGCGACGGACCTCTGGCAGGGCCACGCACGGTGGGAGGTTGTCCGCGCCGAGGGGAACGCTTGGGCCCCCAATAGCCCCACCGGCTGGCTGATCCGCGATACGCTGAGCGCCCTCGTCCACCCGCGCCGTGCCTGCGCATCCCTCGTCGCAGCATTAGCGGTCAAAGGCGTAGAAGTTCTCAACGACGCCCCGGAACAAGGCAAAGTCCTTTGGGCCACTGGTGTCGCGGGGTTAGAGGTGCTTAACGCGGGCCATTCGCGTTTGGTCGGCGCAGGCATCAAGGGCCAAGCGGCGCTGTTACAGCTGGACCGAGGCGGTGCGGCACAGCTTTTCGCCGATGGGGTGCATGTGATCCCGCATCTGGACGGCACCGTGGCCGTCGGCGGCACAACTGAGAGAGAGTATGACAGCCCTGACAGCACCGATGCGCAGCTTGACGCTGTGATCGCAAAAGCCCGCGCGGCGGTGCCCGCTTTGCAAGACGCGCCGGTCGTCGAACGCTGGGCCGGATTACGTCCGCGCAGCCGGAGCCGCGCACCGATGTTGGGCGCATGGCCCGGCAAACCGGAGCATTATATTGCGAATGGCGGCTTCAAGATCGGGTTCGGCATGGCCCCCAAAGTTGGACAGGTCATGGCCGATTTGCTGCTTGAGGGGCGCGACACGATCCCCGAAGGGTTCCGGGTCAGCGATAACCTCTGA
- a CDS encoding RNA pyrophosphohydrolase, producing MTPEEIAKLPYRPCVGVMLVNAEGEVFVGQRRDRDQDAWQMPQGGVDKGEAARDAALRELEEETGIPRDLVRIEAETTGWLPYDLPHGLVPNIWKGRYRGQEQKWFLMRFLGQDDQVNIQTAEPEFSEWRWMPAGQLVANIVPFKRAVYAAVLEEFEEKL from the coding sequence ATGACCCCCGAAGAGATTGCCAAACTGCCCTACCGGCCTTGCGTCGGCGTGATGCTGGTGAATGCCGAGGGCGAGGTCTTTGTCGGCCAGCGGCGCGACCGGGATCAGGACGCTTGGCAGATGCCGCAGGGCGGGGTCGACAAGGGCGAGGCCGCGCGCGATGCGGCCCTGCGTGAGTTGGAGGAAGAGACTGGCATCCCCCGCGATCTGGTTCGGATCGAAGCCGAGACGACAGGTTGGCTGCCCTATGATCTGCCCCATGGACTGGTGCCCAACATCTGGAAGGGCCGCTACCGGGGGCAGGAACAGAAATGGTTCCTCATGCGTTTTCTCGGACAGGACGATCAGGTGAATATCCAAACGGCCGAGCCTGAATTCTCGGAATGGCGCTGGATGCCCGCGGGTCAACTCGTCGCCAATATCGTGCCGTTCAAACGTGCGGTCTATGCGGCGGTTCTTGAAGAGTTTGAGGAGAAGTTATGA
- a CDS encoding adenosine kinase, with protein sequence MTQYEVVGIGNAVVDVISHADDAFLADNGIEKGIMQLIERDRAEDLYGAMQDRLQTPGGSVANTVAGAGALGLKTAFIGRVRDDELGQFYAKAMTDIGIDFVNAPVAEGENPTSRCMIFVTPDGERSLNTYLGISTGLTSEDVPQAVTSQAKLMFLEGYLFDHDAGKTAFREAARAAAAGGGMAGIAISDPFCVERHRDDFLTLIKNDLGYVIGNEAEIRALWETDDTEVALAKTAEICPLVVCTRSGDGVTLVRGEERVDVPVEKVVPVDATGAGDQFAAGFLYGLATGRDLETCGRMGNICAGEVIRHIGPRPQTDIMALFKAEGLV encoded by the coding sequence ATGACCCAATACGAAGTGGTTGGCATCGGCAACGCCGTCGTCGACGTGATCTCCCATGCGGATGACGCTTTCCTTGCCGACAATGGCATCGAGAAAGGCATCATGCAGTTGATCGAGCGTGACCGCGCCGAAGACCTCTATGGTGCGATGCAAGACCGCTTGCAGACGCCGGGCGGCTCGGTCGCCAATACCGTGGCAGGTGCGGGCGCGCTGGGCCTCAAGACCGCCTTCATCGGCCGGGTGCGTGATGATGAACTGGGCCAGTTCTATGCGAAGGCGATGACCGATATCGGCATCGATTTCGTCAACGCCCCGGTGGCAGAGGGAGAGAACCCGACCTCGCGCTGCATGATCTTCGTGACCCCGGACGGGGAGCGTTCGCTGAACACATACCTCGGCATCTCGACCGGACTGACTTCGGAGGATGTGCCGCAGGCAGTGACTTCCCAAGCCAAGCTGATGTTTCTTGAAGGTTATCTCTTTGACCATGACGCCGGCAAAACCGCATTCCGTGAGGCCGCGCGGGCAGCGGCAGCGGGCGGCGGCATGGCGGGCATTGCCATCTCCGACCCCTTCTGCGTGGAACGTCACCGCGATGACTTCCTCACGCTGATTAAGAACGATCTGGGCTATGTGATCGGCAACGAGGCTGAAATTCGCGCCCTGTGGGAAACAGACGATACCGAAGTCGCCCTGGCCAAGACCGCCGAGATTTGCCCGCTGGTGGTCTGCACCCGTTCGGGCGACGGGGTCACGCTGGTCCGAGGCGAGGAACGTGTCGACGTGCCGGTTGAAAAGGTCGTGCCGGTAGATGCCACGGGCGCGGGCGACCAATTCGCGGCGGGCTTCCTCTATGGTCTTGCCACGGGCCGCGATCTGGAAACCTGTGGCCGTATGGGCAACATCTGTGCGGGCGAAGTCATCCGCCACATCGGCCCCCGCCCCCAGACCGACATCATGGCGCTGTTTAAAGCCGAGGGGCTGGTTTGA
- a CDS encoding LysR family transcriptional regulator → MDRLTEMEAFATVVDQGGFTDAAKKMGISKSAVSKHVSSLEARLGARLLNRTTRRVSPTEIGLAYYDRARRVLNDAGEADALVTSMQSAPSGLLRISVATDFGVNHLSPALSDFLSDFPDITVNMVLNNRYVELISEGFDMAVRIGELEDSTLRARKLTETTKRMIASPKYFEQYGRPEKIDDLNNHKLLHYSNQSSGNVWKLTAPSGEKRQVRTAGWLSVNDGQSLLNAAISGLGIAYLPSFLYSEAMEKGLVEDAIPELPLETQGIYAVYPPGRFTQPKVRAFIDFLVHEFAEKGPTDW, encoded by the coding sequence ATGGACCGCCTTACGGAAATGGAAGCGTTTGCCACAGTTGTGGATCAGGGTGGTTTTACCGATGCTGCCAAGAAGATGGGGATCTCGAAATCTGCTGTCTCAAAGCATGTGTCATCGCTAGAGGCCCGCTTGGGCGCACGGCTGCTTAACCGCACAACCCGCCGCGTCTCGCCCACCGAGATTGGCCTTGCCTATTACGACCGCGCCCGCCGGGTGCTTAATGACGCTGGCGAAGCCGATGCACTTGTCACATCCATGCAATCCGCGCCTTCGGGCCTGTTGCGGATTTCGGTGGCAACAGACTTTGGCGTGAATCATCTATCGCCCGCGCTGTCGGATTTCCTCTCGGATTTCCCTGACATCACAGTGAATATGGTGCTGAACAACCGCTATGTGGAACTGATCTCAGAAGGCTTCGACATGGCCGTGCGCATTGGGGAATTGGAAGACAGCACCCTGCGCGCCCGCAAGCTGACCGAGACGACCAAACGCATGATCGCCAGCCCGAAGTATTTCGAGCAGTATGGCCGCCCGGAAAAGATCGACGATCTGAACAATCACAAACTGCTGCATTACTCGAACCAATCCTCGGGCAATGTCTGGAAACTGACCGCACCTTCGGGGGAAAAGCGGCAGGTCCGTACCGCGGGCTGGTTGTCGGTCAATGACGGGCAAAGCCTGCTTAACGCCGCGATTTCGGGGCTGGGCATCGCCTATTTGCCAAGCTTTCTGTACTCTGAGGCGATGGAGAAAGGCTTGGTAGAAGACGCAATCCCCGAACTGCCGCTGGAGACCCAAGGCATCTATGCCGTCTATCCCCCGGGCCGGTTCACCCAGCCCAAGGTCCGCGCCTTTATCGATTTTCTGGTGCATGAGTTCGCCGAGAAGGGTCCGACGGACTGGTAA
- the mnmD gene encoding tRNA (5-methylaminomethyl-2-thiouridine)(34)-methyltransferase MnmD — translation MPDQNAQITWREGQVPVSTQFDDPYFSLEDGAAETAYVFLAGNDLPERFRPGFHIAELGFGTGLNLLLAWDAWMQAGHEGPLHFTSFEAYPMRPEDMALAHAAFPALDGRRDALTAAWDGTGGVLELPGLRAEIIFGDARETLPAWQGRADAWFLDGFSPAKNPELWGDDLMAEVARHTAPGGTAATYTAAGFVRRALSAGGFEVTRIPGYGRKRHMTRAQMPV, via the coding sequence GTGCCAGACCAGAATGCCCAGATCACTTGGCGCGAGGGCCAAGTGCCCGTTTCGACCCAGTTCGATGACCCCTACTTCAGCCTAGAGGACGGCGCGGCGGAGACGGCTTATGTCTTTCTGGCGGGCAACGACCTGCCCGAGAGGTTCCGCCCCGGCTTTCACATTGCGGAGCTTGGCTTTGGCACGGGCCTGAACCTGCTGCTGGCGTGGGACGCATGGATGCAGGCGGGCCACGAGGGGCCGCTGCATTTCACCAGTTTCGAAGCTTACCCCATGCGTCCCGAGGATATGGCGCTGGCCCATGCGGCCTTTCCGGCGCTCGACGGGCGGCGCGATGCGCTGACGGCGGCATGGGATGGCACGGGCGGCGTGTTGGAGCTACCGGGATTGCGGGCCGAGATCATCTTCGGCGATGCGCGCGAGACCCTTCCAGCTTGGCAGGGGCGGGCCGATGCTTGGTTCCTCGACGGGTTCTCCCCCGCCAAGAACCCGGAATTATGGGGCGATGACCTGATGGCCGAGGTGGCGCGCCACACCGCGCCGGGCGGCACTGCCGCGACCTATACCGCTGCTGGCTTCGTTCGCCGTGCGCTCAGCGCGGGTGG